From a single Miscanthus floridulus cultivar M001 chromosome 8, ASM1932011v1, whole genome shotgun sequence genomic region:
- the LOC136471920 gene encoding xyloglucan endotransglucosylase/hydrolase 2-like — translation MAAFLPSSCSHARMALVAAAMLLMTTAAPAAVALLKDDIEFMWGPDHSFFYDDGNTLALCLEKTHGSGFRSKGTYLYARYDIDVKLVANNSAGTVTTVYLTTDDVRPGYHDEVDMEFLGNVTGEPYTLHTNIFVDSVGNREQQFRLWFDPTKDFHTYSVEWTPKHIIFLIDGTPIRVYKHESSRGGTFPTQRHMRLDGSLWNADDWATQGGRVKTDWTHAPFYAYYRNLRVTPCAPSSSTGVALCSDEPPASAALQKVRAQHLLYDYCEDQNRFKDTGLPKECTAD, via the exons ATGGCGGCATTTTTGCCGTCTTCCTGTTCTCATGCCCGCATGGCACTGGtggctgcggcgatgcttctaATGACAACGGCGGCTCCGGCGGCCGTGGCATTGCTGAAGGACGACATCGAATTCATGTGGGGCCCGGACCACAGCTTCTTCTACGATGACGGCAACACGCTCGCCCTGTGCCTCGAGAAGACCCACGGCTCCGGGTTCCGCTCCAAGGGCACCTACCTCTACGCCCGCTACGACATCGACGTCAAGCTCGTCGCCAACAACTCAGCCGGCACCGTCACCACGGTCTAC CTGACGACGGATGACGTGCGGCCGGGGTACCATGACGAGGTGGACATGGAGTTCCTGGGCAACGTCACCGGCGAGCCATACACGCTGCACACAAACATCTTCGTGGACAGCGTCGGTAACCGCGAGCAGCAGTTCCGGCTCTGGTTCGACCCCACCAAGGACTTCCACACTTACTCCGTCGAATGGACACCCAAGCACATCAT ATTCCTCATCGACGGCACGCCGATCCGCGTGTACAAGCACGAGTCATCGCGCGGCGGGACGTTCCCGACGCAGCGGCACATGCGGCTGGACGGGAGCCTGTGGAACGCCGACGACTGGGCGACGCAGGGCGGCCGCGTCAAGACGGACTGGACGCATGCGCCCTTCTACGCCTACTACCGCAACCTCCGCGTGACGCCGTGCGCGCCGTCGTCGTCCACCGGGGTCGCATTGTGCAGCGATGAGCCACCGGCGTCGGCGGCGCTGCAGAAGGTGCGAGCGCAGCATCTGCTCTATGACTACTGCGAGGATCAGAACCGGTTCAAGGACACGGGGCTCCCCAAGGAATGTACCGCGGACTAG